In Sporosarcina sp. PTS2304, a genomic segment contains:
- a CDS encoding ECF transporter S component, giving the protein MERSRKYLLIVSILLLCLLVISIVFLHYKAYLLLSLIMIACIMIPFFARFEWRDVAGREVVLLAMLAAIAAVGRVPFAGLPSVQPTSFIIIMAGLVFGAESGFIVGAVAAIVSNFFLGQGPWTPWQMYAWGMMGMSAGLLRNTSWMRTLWGKCTFGFLWGYLFGWFMNMWIIVGNIEALSWEFFIGIYVSSIYFDLAHALSNVFFLIVFGASWIKILQRIQRKYGLLEEQPG; this is encoded by the coding sequence ATGGAACGTTCGAGAAAGTATTTATTAATTGTTTCCATTCTGTTGCTTTGCCTGCTCGTCATTTCGATTGTCTTTCTACATTATAAAGCGTATTTGTTGTTGAGTTTGATCATGATCGCTTGCATTATGATTCCGTTCTTTGCGCGTTTTGAGTGGCGGGACGTGGCGGGGCGAGAAGTCGTGTTACTGGCGATGCTTGCTGCTATCGCAGCGGTCGGACGCGTGCCGTTTGCGGGCTTGCCAAGTGTGCAACCGACTTCATTCATCATTATCATGGCGGGACTTGTCTTCGGAGCAGAATCGGGCTTTATCGTAGGCGCGGTTGCTGCGATTGTTTCGAACTTCTTTCTCGGGCAAGGTCCATGGACACCTTGGCAGATGTACGCTTGGGGGATGATGGGCATGAGTGCAGGTTTGTTACGTAACACGTCATGGATGAGAACATTATGGGGAAAATGCACATTTGGCTTCCTCTGGGGCTATTTGTTTGGCTGGTTCATGAATATGTGGATCATCGTCGGCAATATCGAAGCCTTATCCTGGGAGTTCTTTATCGGAATCTACGTGTCGAGTATTTATTTCGATTTAGCCCACGCGCTCTCAAACGTATTCTTCCTGATCGTCTTTGGTGCCAGTTGGATTAAGATTTTGCAACGGATTCAGCGAAAGTATGGTTTGCTTGAAGAGCAACCTGGATGA
- a CDS encoding energy-coupling factor transporter transmembrane component T encodes MGNGIQTVHPFVMFFYYICIGFFAMFFNHPIFLFAGCLALIAVNLSHDGGAAMKQWAPMMIGMTVLIILINPFINSRGTHVFFYFRGKQVTLEATLYGVVTSMSLLMILLLFISLNIVLNGNKLLYIFSRILPKTAFLIMLSIRFVPLLKRRLMEIQDVQRLKGMTISQGSLRERARSGMSILQILLSWSLEEAIETADSMKARGYGSGKRKPYIPYRMTRSDKQWLTYLALLFTVCVAGGFLGYGKIIIYPALGTLHLYPLDWTVFACSLAVALFPVFVEGRELQKWNYST; translated from the coding sequence ATGGGCAATGGGATACAAACTGTTCACCCCTTTGTTATGTTTTTTTACTATATTTGTATAGGCTTCTTTGCGATGTTTTTCAATCATCCAATCTTTTTATTCGCAGGTTGTCTAGCACTAATTGCCGTTAATTTATCGCATGATGGCGGAGCGGCGATGAAGCAATGGGCGCCGATGATGATTGGAATGACTGTCCTCATTATCCTCATTAATCCATTCATTAATTCTAGAGGGACGCATGTGTTCTTTTATTTTAGAGGCAAGCAAGTGACGCTAGAAGCGACGTTATATGGTGTCGTAACATCGATGTCATTGCTGATGATTTTACTGCTCTTTATCTCATTGAATATTGTGTTGAATGGCAATAAATTATTGTATATTTTCTCAAGAATCTTGCCGAAAACCGCGTTCCTTATTATGTTATCCATTCGTTTCGTACCGTTGTTGAAAAGACGTTTAATGGAAATTCAAGATGTCCAGCGACTGAAAGGGATGACCATTTCACAAGGATCATTGCGTGAACGGGCGAGAAGTGGGATGTCGATTTTGCAGATTTTACTTTCCTGGTCATTAGAGGAAGCGATTGAAACAGCGGACTCCATGAAAGCACGTGGCTATGGATCAGGTAAACGAAAACCTTACATACCGTATCGCATGACTCGTTCAGATAAACAATGGCTTACGTATTTAGCATTATTATTCACAGTTTGTGTGGCTGGCGGATTTTTAGGTTATGGGAAAATTATCATCTACCCGGCGCTCGGTACACTGCATTTATACCCACTGGATTGGACGGTATTCGCTTGTAGTTTAGCCGTCGCACTGTTTCCGGTATTTGTAGAAGGGAGAGAGTTGCAGAAATGGAATTATTCAACGTAA
- a CDS encoding Ig-like domain-containing protein encodes MFTRYVSCIASVLLALTVWWPATTSAASIKADSPQQIAVAQQSVTESIKKVTDYIVSSPVTSEWQAVGLVKAGVAVPSGYDVAFTAKIQDEVIDQLGGNRLKITDIERLAIAAVAIGKDPTNVNGVNLLEHIYNSADIRNVDTMIRQGTNGLIFALIALDTKNFDVPSNARWNREKIITELLKYQRADGAWSLSTDATGSVSYDMTAMALISLAPYTNQTAVKQAVDRAIDFLSESQGETGGYYETFVGGISSEATSQVIIGLTANKVDPQGERFTKNGVNLLDHLLSFQVENGGFKHTKEETIPNGMATEQALQALVAYDLFTKGQGRLYSFDPKETQPSFEVSAHSTLKGILNGSLLQVQKNRNGAWSSILIEKTEFLNGYYIVQAGEKGSQQTTTIPEGTKKVFVVERDRDYKDFRAQVVAPTHPFTITFNKEVQNSEANLRNIFVEDLNGQHVAVNVVAAGNKVVVTPQTNYNSGELYTLVVTDVVSAEKKPLKQSARKLFIIQ; translated from the coding sequence TTGTTTACGCGTTATGTATCATGTATTGCGAGTGTGTTACTTGCTCTAACTGTGTGGTGGCCTGCAACGACCTCTGCTGCATCGATTAAAGCGGATTCACCGCAACAAATAGCAGTCGCGCAACAGAGTGTTACGGAATCTATTAAAAAAGTGACGGATTATATTGTTAGTAGTCCGGTTACTAGCGAATGGCAAGCTGTTGGTCTAGTGAAAGCAGGAGTAGCTGTCCCGTCAGGCTATGACGTAGCTTTCACGGCAAAAATACAAGACGAAGTCATTGATCAACTCGGTGGTAACCGTTTGAAAATTACCGATATCGAACGTCTTGCAATAGCAGCAGTAGCCATAGGCAAAGATCCGACGAACGTCAATGGAGTAAATCTGCTCGAACATATCTATAACAGTGCGGATATTCGGAATGTGGATACAATGATTCGTCAAGGAACGAATGGATTGATCTTCGCATTGATTGCACTCGATACGAAAAATTTTGATGTACCAAGTAATGCCCGTTGGAATCGGGAGAAAATTATTACAGAATTATTGAAGTATCAGAGAGCGGACGGTGCATGGAGTCTATCCACTGATGCTACTGGTTCCGTCAGTTACGATATGACTGCAATGGCTTTGATTTCTTTAGCGCCATATACCAATCAGACGGCAGTAAAACAGGCAGTGGATCGAGCCATCGATTTTTTATCGGAAAGTCAAGGAGAGACCGGCGGATACTATGAGACGTTTGTAGGCGGTATTTCCAGTGAAGCGACTTCTCAAGTAATTATTGGTTTGACAGCGAACAAAGTGGATCCACAAGGGGAGCGATTCACAAAAAACGGTGTGAATTTACTAGACCACTTATTAAGTTTCCAAGTAGAAAATGGCGGATTCAAACATACGAAAGAGGAAACAATACCAAATGGTATGGCTACAGAACAAGCGTTGCAAGCGCTTGTAGCATACGATTTGTTTACGAAAGGGCAAGGTCGTCTGTATAGCTTTGATCCAAAAGAGACACAGCCTTCATTTGAAGTATCAGCCCATTCTACTCTTAAAGGAATTTTGAATGGCAGTCTACTACAAGTTCAAAAAAATAGGAACGGTGCATGGTCTTCTATTCTCATTGAGAAAACAGAGTTCTTAAATGGGTATTACATCGTCCAGGCAGGAGAGAAGGGAAGCCAGCAGACGACTACAATTCCAGAAGGTACGAAAAAAGTATTTGTAGTGGAACGTGACCGGGATTATAAAGACTTTCGTGCACAAGTCGTTGCACCGACACATCCATTTACCATTACGTTCAATAAAGAAGTTCAAAATTCGGAAGCTAATTTACGTAACATCTTTGTTGAAGATTTGAATGGACAACATGTAGCGGTGAATGTTGTTGCTGCGGGCAATAAAGTAGTGGTGACACCGCAAACAAATTACAACAGTGGTGAATTGTATACGCTTGTCGTTACGGATGTTGTATCGGCTGAAAAAAAGCCGTTGAAACAGTCAGCGCGTAAACTATTCATCATTCAATAA
- a CDS encoding HEAT repeat domain-containing protein, with product MKSFETALPEQYETLKKQANYTSSWRERLDAVETLAAYKHDKVIDLLKNRMQHDTVYKVQVAAYEALVAFGEDVEKPLPARFDIIKGTDKIFLRVKKSLPKDHTVADFADKLKRMRVDVFDAYEGDKGAEFMDWLKERWRKL from the coding sequence TTGAAATCATTTGAAACAGCATTACCCGAGCAGTATGAAACATTAAAAAAACAGGCCAATTATACATCTAGCTGGCGAGAGCGTTTAGACGCAGTTGAAACGTTAGCGGCTTACAAACATGACAAAGTCATAGATTTATTAAAAAATCGGATGCAGCATGATACTGTCTATAAGGTGCAAGTAGCAGCTTATGAAGCACTTGTAGCATTCGGCGAGGACGTAGAGAAGCCTTTACCTGCAAGGTTTGATATAATCAAAGGTACAGACAAAATCTTCTTGCGCGTGAAAAAGAGCTTGCCGAAGGACCATACAGTAGCAGACTTTGCGGATAAGCTAAAACGGATGCGTGTAGATGTCTTTGATGCATATGAAGGCGACAAAGGTGCAGAATTTATGGACTGGTTAAAGGAACGTTGGAGAAAGCTGTAA
- a CDS encoding ABC transporter ATP-binding protein yields the protein MELFNVNHVSFSFPDTEPVLTDVSLSFDEGDFVVIGGASGSGKTTLLKLLKRELTPTGKLEGEILYKGKPINDWEPRQMIEEVGYVFQDPDNQIVMDEVMQEIVFGLENLGYSTFEMRKRVAEMVHFFGVEDLLNAKPSELSGGQKQILNLLSVLLMKPRVLLLDEPTSQLDPVAAKELVLMLERLNKETGMTIVLVEHRLEELYAMADRVIFMEQGKLRYDGESRQVIEQLYADQATELFPYLPAFARLYMEFEEWPVRQAIPLTVKECKQWIGRQERETVAVDAKATSNQEPLLLELTDIYFQYKKKEPFVLKGLNLCIPKGQFFSLVGGNGSGKTTALRASLGSIKPQRGKIRLNGKDMKKSKDSDWLGKIAYLPQNPRTYFVQQTIEEEMKNLVERFGLKDGESRIDQLLTSFGISHLRMRHPYDCSGGEVQKAALACILLAEPEMLFIDEPTKGMDPISKQHLGELLSELQRNGLTIFMVTHDISFAAHYAERCAMMFDGEIAADGTPDELFKGNYFYTTAINRATRETRQPEVLTYEEAVATWNVRESIY from the coding sequence ATGGAATTATTCAACGTAAATCATGTCTCGTTTTCTTTTCCTGATACAGAACCAGTGCTGACCGATGTGAGTCTTTCATTTGATGAGGGAGACTTCGTAGTAATTGGTGGAGCGAGTGGTAGTGGCAAGACGACTTTGCTGAAGCTGCTGAAAAGAGAATTGACGCCGACTGGTAAACTAGAAGGTGAGATCTTATATAAAGGAAAGCCGATCAACGACTGGGAACCACGCCAAATGATTGAAGAAGTCGGTTATGTATTCCAAGATCCTGACAATCAAATTGTGATGGATGAAGTTATGCAAGAGATTGTCTTCGGCTTAGAGAACTTAGGTTATTCCACATTTGAAATGCGTAAGCGCGTAGCAGAAATGGTTCACTTTTTCGGAGTGGAAGACTTATTGAATGCCAAGCCGTCTGAATTATCGGGTGGACAGAAACAGATATTGAATCTATTATCCGTTTTACTAATGAAGCCACGTGTTTTATTGCTAGACGAACCGACCTCACAGCTCGATCCAGTGGCGGCCAAAGAGTTAGTGCTGATGCTAGAACGGTTGAACAAAGAAACTGGTATGACGATTGTCTTGGTAGAACATAGATTAGAAGAGCTGTACGCCATGGCTGATCGGGTCATCTTCATGGAACAAGGGAAGTTGCGCTATGACGGAGAAAGCCGGCAAGTCATTGAACAATTATATGCGGATCAAGCGACTGAACTGTTCCCGTATCTTCCAGCATTTGCACGACTCTATATGGAGTTTGAAGAATGGCCAGTTCGTCAGGCCATTCCGCTCACTGTTAAAGAGTGTAAACAATGGATTGGACGACAGGAAAGAGAAACGGTGGCGGTGGACGCCAAAGCTACTTCGAACCAAGAGCCGTTGTTGCTAGAATTGACCGATATCTATTTCCAATATAAGAAGAAAGAGCCGTTCGTTTTAAAGGGTTTGAATTTATGCATTCCGAAAGGTCAGTTCTTTTCATTAGTTGGCGGGAATGGTAGTGGGAAAACGACAGCTTTGCGTGCGAGCCTTGGTAGTATTAAGCCACAACGCGGAAAGATCCGGTTGAACGGTAAAGATATGAAGAAAAGTAAGGACTCTGATTGGCTTGGGAAAATTGCCTATTTACCTCAAAATCCGCGGACGTATTTTGTCCAACAAACGATTGAAGAAGAGATGAAGAATCTTGTTGAACGTTTTGGTTTGAAAGATGGGGAAAGTAGAATCGATCAGTTATTGACGTCGTTTGGGATTTCGCATTTACGCATGCGTCATCCGTATGATTGTTCGGGTGGGGAAGTCCAAAAGGCTGCCCTTGCTTGTATTTTATTAGCGGAGCCGGAAATGTTGTTCATTGACGAACCGACGAAAGGCATGGATCCGATTTCTAAGCAGCATTTGGGCGAATTATTGTCCGAGTTGCAGAGAAATGGATTGACTATTTTTATGGTGACGCATGATATTAGTTTTGCGGCGCACTATGCGGAACGCTGTGCGATGATGTTCGACGGGGAAATTGCTGCTGACGGAACACCAGATGAATTATTTAAAGGAAACTATTTTTATACGACGGCAATTAACCGAGCGACGCGGGAAACGAGACAGCCAGAAGTGCTGACGTATGAGGAGGCAGTGGCGACATGGAACGTTCGAGAAAGTATTTATTAA
- a CDS encoding response regulator transcription factor — translation MMEFTVLVADDDKEIREGIEIYLKNEGYAVLKAKDGQEALELLATHEVHLLILDIMMPNMDGITATFKIREMQNIPIIMLSAKVEDSDKIHGLSVGADDYVTKPFHPLELMARVKSQLRRYVQLGTYDGQKVIEVDGLVLNEEAKELTVDGTPVRLTPIEYKITELLMKNPGRVFSIHEMYERVWNEPAYNAENIVAVHIRKIREKIEADPKNPRYIKVVWGVGYKIEK, via the coding sequence ATGATGGAATTTACAGTACTGGTTGCGGATGACGATAAGGAAATCCGTGAAGGAATTGAAATCTACTTAAAAAATGAAGGCTATGCTGTATTGAAAGCGAAAGACGGGCAAGAAGCGCTGGAATTACTCGCCACACATGAAGTACACTTACTCATTTTGGACATTATGATGCCGAATATGGATGGTATCACGGCCACATTTAAAATACGGGAAATGCAAAATATCCCGATCATCATGCTGAGTGCGAAAGTTGAGGATTCGGATAAGATCCATGGGCTCTCAGTAGGTGCGGACGATTATGTCACGAAGCCATTTCATCCACTAGAACTGATGGCACGCGTGAAATCGCAACTTCGCCGATATGTACAGCTTGGAACGTATGACGGGCAAAAAGTGATTGAAGTAGATGGGCTTGTGTTAAATGAAGAAGCGAAGGAACTGACAGTGGATGGGACACCGGTTCGTCTAACGCCTATTGAATACAAAATCACCGAATTGCTGATGAAAAATCCAGGACGTGTATTTTCTATCCATGAAATGTATGAGCGTGTCTGGAATGAACCTGCATATAACGCAGAAAATATCGTGGCGGTGCATATTCGCAAGATCCGGGAGAAGATCGAGGCAGATCCGAAAAATCCTAGATATATAAAGGTGGTGTGGGGTGTTGGCTACAAAATCGAGAAATAG
- a CDS encoding aspartyl-phosphate phosphatase Spo0E family protein, with the protein MNKACEKAFLLFRIKVKRKIMYKEAGYFGFTHPRVVQCSQELDSLLNRVQRICS; encoded by the coding sequence ATGAATAAAGCGTGCGAGAAAGCGTTCCTATTGTTTAGGATCAAAGTAAAAAGAAAGATTATGTATAAAGAAGCTGGATATTTCGGATTTACACATCCGCGCGTTGTACAATGTAGTCAAGAATTGGATAGTTTATTGAATAGAGTGCAACGTATTTGTTCATAA
- a CDS encoding tyrosine-type recombinase/integrase: MLLSEAWQQYQADKKIEGFSPLTLKMYGFQFDLLQRYLGDVEMDELTTSELKKYLIEAGGHLMPSSLGHRIRFIRSLCKWTHEEGYLQKNPAAKLKEPKIGKRIPKFLSRQDIEHLREACHTTMEKALFEFFYSTGCRIGEVEKLNRDDINFMGHSVIVLGKGDKEREVYFNIRCAIWLKRYLEERQDDEPCLFVTERNPKKRMSIDTLRYVIKRISKRAQINKTIHPHQLRHSFATHMVDNGAPLEVIQSLLGHEKSETTRIYAHLSGKLRHDLYSKYFG, from the coding sequence ATGTTGTTGAGTGAAGCATGGCAACAGTATCAAGCGGATAAAAAAATAGAAGGTTTTTCGCCTTTGACATTGAAAATGTATGGATTCCAATTTGATTTACTGCAACGTTATTTAGGCGATGTAGAGATGGATGAGCTGACTACGAGTGAGTTGAAAAAGTATCTGATTGAGGCTGGAGGACATTTGATGCCTTCTAGTTTAGGGCATCGGATCCGATTCATTCGTTCTTTATGTAAATGGACGCATGAAGAAGGGTATCTTCAAAAAAATCCTGCTGCTAAATTAAAAGAGCCTAAAATTGGTAAGCGAATACCGAAGTTTCTTTCTAGACAGGATATTGAACATTTGCGGGAAGCTTGCCATACCACAATGGAAAAAGCCTTATTTGAATTCTTTTATTCTACTGGTTGTCGCATTGGAGAAGTTGAGAAGTTAAATAGAGACGATATTAACTTTATGGGACACTCAGTCATTGTGCTAGGCAAAGGCGATAAGGAAAGAGAGGTTTATTTTAATATTCGGTGCGCAATTTGGTTAAAGAGGTACTTGGAAGAGCGACAGGATGATGAGCCATGCCTTTTTGTAACGGAGCGGAATCCAAAGAAACGAATGAGTATAGATACATTACGTTATGTCATCAAGCGAATTTCAAAACGCGCTCAAATAAATAAAACGATACATCCTCATCAATTACGTCATAGTTTTGCTACGCATATGGTAGATAATGGTGCGCCGCTGGAAGTGATTCAAAGTTTGTTAGGGCATGAAAAAAGTGAAACAACTAGGATTTATGCACATTTGAGCGGGAAATTACGTCATGATTTGTATAGTAAGTATTTTGGATAG
- a CDS encoding S-layer homology domain-containing protein: protein MKKFTRITAAFALASAAVLVPIAPYAEQLASAAQTQSAHTVQHSITISSTEVPMPMAAVTVVEGETVLDVLKRSAASAGINIVYSGSGESAYVEVINDVGEFDRGEGSGWMYSVNGIYPNRGAGVIKLIPGDTVEWKYTTDLGKDLQADLAPFRENLEPTLTVSGAQSTVANPNLSLHVQAKSYFGTPLQPTATVNGEEATVVGNTVQAVLKNGSNTIIVKATDAVHGSVTKTIQVTYHPVVTEPQPTPNPNPVPTPNPVPTPNPTPNPTPNPDPVAPPAKDYSKIVTAAINQASARILAGEVTSEWQVIGLVKAGKNVPDSYTKEFQAHLRDQVISRSGKGRMKITDVERLAMTAAAIGIDPMNADGKGFNLIDKIVNSEKHTTGADSLTYQGNNGIIFALIALDAKDYQVPSNSKWTRESLIAELLKYQKDDGSWSLSTDKSGSTSFDITAMALTAIAPYTDQPQVRQARERAVKFLSNAQGPTGGFNEAFVGGISSEATAQVIIGLTANEIDPRVSMFTKNGINLLDHLLSFQMPDGGFQHTSGDRSSNAIATEQALQALVAFDLLIKDKGPLYSFTEIPVIPVPKPEPTPEPEPTPEPNPNPNPTPFTDVKGHWAWTEGYIQQTVEQGIFKGYADGTFKPNQSLTRVQAVAIIVRALDLKTDKKAPFLDTQNYAAETQAEIAAAFHNGIVNGKDGKFMPSQKITRSQMALMLYRAYEVQNGKKYEIDQVAPFRDIHNYNLEAIRAMTMLYDLDMAKGSNGHFMPGDSTTRAHATKMLIQFLATT from the coding sequence ATGAAAAAGTTCACTAGAATTACAGCAGCATTTGCTTTAGCAAGTGCCGCTGTACTAGTTCCAATCGCGCCATACGCAGAACAGCTCGCGTCTGCAGCACAAACACAATCTGCTCATACAGTACAACATTCCATCACGATTTCTTCTACAGAAGTGCCAATGCCAATGGCTGCAGTGACGGTTGTAGAAGGGGAAACAGTTTTAGATGTGTTAAAACGCAGTGCCGCTTCAGCTGGTATTAATATCGTCTATTCCGGCAGTGGCGAATCGGCTTATGTGGAAGTGATAAATGATGTAGGCGAATTTGACAGAGGCGAAGGCAGTGGCTGGATGTACAGCGTCAATGGGATTTATCCGAATCGTGGAGCGGGAGTCATTAAACTGATTCCAGGCGATACGGTAGAGTGGAAATACACAACAGATTTAGGAAAAGATCTACAGGCCGATCTAGCTCCTTTTCGAGAGAATCTTGAACCAACACTGACCGTTTCGGGTGCACAATCAACCGTTGCTAATCCGAACCTTTCTTTGCACGTACAGGCGAAGAGTTACTTTGGCACTCCGCTTCAACCGACAGCTACAGTGAATGGAGAAGAAGCGACGGTAGTTGGAAACACCGTTCAAGCCGTATTAAAAAATGGAAGCAATACGATCATTGTGAAAGCGACGGATGCTGTTCACGGCTCCGTTACGAAAACGATACAAGTTACATATCATCCAGTCGTAACAGAACCACAACCAACGCCGAACCCTAATCCAGTGCCAACGCCAAATCCAGTGCCAACACCAAACCCAACACCAAACCCAACACCGAATCCGGATCCGGTCGCTCCGCCAGCTAAAGACTATTCAAAAATAGTAACAGCAGCCATTAATCAGGCGAGTGCTCGTATTCTTGCAGGTGAAGTAACTAGCGAGTGGCAAGTGATTGGGCTAGTCAAAGCAGGTAAGAACGTGCCGGATTCTTACACGAAGGAATTTCAAGCGCACCTGCGAGATCAAGTAATTAGCCGTTCCGGTAAAGGTCGTATGAAAATTACAGATGTAGAACGTTTAGCTATGACAGCTGCTGCTATTGGAATAGATCCGATGAATGCAGATGGTAAAGGCTTTAACTTAATCGATAAAATTGTTAATAGTGAAAAGCATACAACAGGTGCAGATAGCCTGACGTATCAAGGGAATAACGGAATTATTTTTGCGTTAATCGCATTGGATGCAAAAGACTATCAAGTACCTAGCAACTCTAAATGGACACGCGAGAGTTTGATCGCAGAACTATTAAAATATCAGAAAGACGACGGATCTTGGAGTCTATCCACTGATAAAAGTGGCTCGACAAGCTTTGATATTACCGCAATGGCATTGACTGCGATTGCTCCTTATACCGACCAACCGCAAGTACGTCAGGCGAGAGAACGTGCAGTGAAATTCTTATCAAATGCTCAAGGTCCAACAGGTGGTTTTAACGAAGCGTTCGTTGGGGGCATTTCAAGTGAAGCGACAGCACAAGTAATTATCGGCCTAACTGCCAATGAAATTGATCCGCGTGTTTCGATGTTTACAAAGAACGGCATCAACTTACTCGATCACTTATTAAGTTTCCAAATGCCGGACGGTGGATTCCAACATACATCTGGAGACCGTAGTTCCAATGCAATTGCGACAGAGCAAGCATTACAAGCGTTGGTCGCATTCGATTTACTTATAAAAGATAAAGGTCCATTATACAGTTTCACGGAAATTCCGGTAATTCCGGTTCCCAAACCAGAGCCAACACCAGAGCCAGAACCAACACCAGAACCAAATCCGAATCCGAATCCTACACCATTTACAGATGTAAAAGGACATTGGGCATGGACAGAAGGCTATATTCAGCAAACGGTAGAGCAGGGAATCTTCAAAGGCTATGCAGACGGTACATTCAAACCGAACCAGTCACTGACACGTGTCCAAGCTGTAGCGATTATCGTGCGTGCACTAGATTTGAAGACAGATAAAAAAGCACCATTCTTAGATACACAAAACTATGCAGCGGAAACGCAGGCTGAAATTGCGGCAGCATTTCATAACGGGATTGTGAACGGTAAGGATGGTAAATTCATGCCTTCGCAAAAAATTACACGTTCTCAGATGGCGCTTATGTTGTATCGAGCGTATGAAGTACAAAATGGTAAGAAGTATGAAATTGATCAAGTGGCGCCATTCAGAGATATTCATAATTATAATTTGGAAGCGATTCGCGCGATGACGATGTTGTATGACTTAGATATGGCAAAAGGATCAAACGGACACTTTATGCCGGGCGATTCCACTACACGTGCACATGCGACAAAAATGCTTATTCAGTTTTTAGCTACTACGTAA
- a CDS encoding DUF4430 domain-containing protein: protein MKQLQQFTGFLLVLTLAFFLTACGSSLQKPTGLEDQNVDKIPTIDALPTDKVDEEASNEVKENQPATPKATEEEVADDKKEQPTTATPPATKPVPATPNAQLAPTKEPPAVVEKPTPKSNETPVQTKPNPTPAPEPPAPKPVEKPVEKPSPAPTPSPAPKPNPAPTPKPTPPPVEKPAAPKQSKIVYSIVISSTEVPLPPTEMVIKDGDTVLAALIDITRKHKVQMDYRGGQGATAYVEGIDNVYEFDRGQGSGWMYRVNGIFPDRGAGVVPLLDGDRVEWLYTTNLGVDLNADLKPFRR, encoded by the coding sequence TTGAAACAGCTACAGCAGTTTACGGGTTTTCTACTCGTTTTAACACTAGCTTTCTTCCTAACAGCCTGTGGTTCATCACTTCAGAAACCGACTGGACTGGAAGATCAAAATGTAGATAAAATTCCGACGATTGACGCATTACCAACTGACAAAGTTGACGAAGAAGCGTCTAATGAAGTGAAAGAGAATCAACCAGCGACGCCGAAAGCAACAGAGGAGGAAGTAGCGGACGATAAGAAAGAACAACCGACTACAGCTACGCCACCTGCGACAAAGCCAGTACCAGCTACACCTAATGCACAACTAGCACCAACAAAAGAACCACCGGCTGTAGTAGAGAAACCAACACCAAAGTCTAATGAAACACCAGTACAAACAAAGCCAAACCCAACACCAGCACCAGAACCACCGGCGCCGAAACCAGTAGAAAAACCGGTCGAGAAACCAAGTCCGGCACCTACACCGAGTCCGGCACCAAAACCAAATCCGGCTCCTACGCCGAAACCGACGCCACCACCAGTAGAAAAACCAGCAGCTCCGAAGCAGAGTAAAATTGTCTACTCCATTGTCATTTCATCTACTGAAGTACCTTTGCCGCCGACTGAAATGGTGATCAAAGATGGTGATACGGTATTGGCTGCATTGATTGATATTACGAGAAAGCATAAAGTACAGATGGATTATCGTGGAGGGCAAGGAGCCACTGCTTATGTCGAAGGAATAGACAATGTCTATGAATTTGATAGGGGCCAAGGAAGCGGCTGGATGTACCGTGTCAATGGTATTTTCCCTGACCGTGGAGCGGGTGTCGTGCCATTGCTAGACGGAGACCGAGTGGAATGGCTGTATACGACCAATCTCGGTGTAGATTTGAATGCGGATCTGAAACCGTTCCGTAGATAA